The following are encoded together in the Lactuca sativa cultivar Salinas chromosome 1, Lsat_Salinas_v11, whole genome shotgun sequence genome:
- the LOC111896941 gene encoding autophagy-related protein 8C-like: MFFNCLKSVESNQIADMAKCLFKLEHPLEKRKSKFSRIREKYPDRVSVIVEKAEKSDIPNIDKKKYLVPADWTIGQFCECCSS; encoded by the exons ATGTTTTTCAATTGTTTGAAATCTGTAGAAAGCAATCAGATTGCAGATATGGCTAAATGCTTGTTCAAGCTTGAACACCCATTGG AGAAGAGGAAATCAAAATTCTCTCGCATCAGAGAGAAGTATCCAGATAGAGTTTCA GTGATTGTTGAGAAAGCTGAAAAATCTGACATTCCTAACATAGACAAAAAGAA atATCTAGTTCCAGCTGATTGGACCATTGGTCAATTTTGTGAATGTTGCTCCAGCTGA